GCTGTTCCTCAGCGAGCGAAATCCATTCATCAGAACCCGAAAACCCGCCAACCAAGGAAGGTTTTAAAATAATATACTGCGGCCTGATGGCTTCTAGAAGTGCTTTTTTATCCTGATAGTGTACCACCCCAATAAGTTCTTCATCCAAAGCGATAGGCACAGGGGTTGTGGCGCAAAGTTCCCGCATCTGTTCGCGGTTGCCAGCTTTGATAGGTTGCTCGATGGAGTGGATTTGTAATGCCGCGAGTTCATGCAGGACGTGCCGCGCTTCATCGGTACTAAATGCACCGTTGGCATCCACACGAAGTTCGAGTTGGTCTTTTGGGAACTGTAACCGCAGCTCCTCCAGTATTTTCTTTTCTGATGGCCAGTCTGTACCGATTTTCAGTTTCAGGCAGTGAAAACCGGCGGCAAGTTTCTCTTCGATCTGCTTTTGCATAAAACTGGCACTTCCCATCCAGATCAGGCCATTGATGTTTATAGAATCCTGCCCTGCCGTAAATTTGCTGGGAAAGTATAGCGTATCACCATGCTTTAAATTAAGCATTGCCTGTTCATAACCGAACCAGATAGAAGGGTAGTGGCGGAGTTCTTTTTGCAGAAATGTTTCATCAGCGTTGATGTTTTCGCAAAGCCATTGCAGTTTGTCTTCGTAATCGGGTACATCATCATGGCTTAGTCCCCGGAACAGGCCACATTCGCCCACACCGGTTTTGCCTTCATTGCTTACTTCAAGGATAAAGGTTTCCTTAGTTTGTAAAACGCCACGGGAGGTGCCACCAGGACGTTTGAATTTTAATATGTGAGATTTGAATTTTGCGGTCATTTATTTTTGCTGCTGCATGAACTCCTCTGCTTTTTCTACCATTTTTCGGCTTCCGCAGAAGAATGGTACGCGCTGGTGAAGTTCGGTAGGTTCAATTTCAAGGATTCTGCGGTAACCATCGGTACATTTTCCGCCGGCCTGTTCTGCCAAAAATGCCATCGGATTGCATTCATACAACAACCGGAGTTTACCATGCGGGGATTGTGCGGTAGAGGGATAAATGTAAATGCCCCCTTTGATCATGTTTCTGTGGAAATCCGATACCAAGCTGCCGATATATCGCGAAGTATAAGGGCGGTCGCCTTCTTCAAGCTGGCAGTATTTGATGTAATTCTTTACGCCTTGCGGAAATTTGCTGTAATTACCTTCATTGATTGAGTAAATTTTGCCATTCTCCGGGAATTTCATGGATGGATGCGAGAGATAGTATGTTCCCAAACTTGGGTCTAACGTGAAACCATTCACGCCGTTGCCTGTTGTGTAGACAATCATGGTAGATGAGCCGTAGACCACGTATCCCGCCGCGATTTGGTTGATGCCTTTCTGCAGGAAATCTTCGAGCGCTACGGGCGTTCCGGGTTCAGTGACGCGGCGGTAGATAGAAAAAATAGTCCCTACAGACACGTTGACATCAATGTTTGAAGAACCGTCGAGCGGATCAATCAGTACCACGTATTTGCTGAGGTGCGCATTGCAGGAAGCGTGTATTTCGATAAAATCATCATTTTCTTCAGAGGCGATCCCGCATACCACTTCGCGCTGCGAGAGGGCTTCAATAAAGATTTCATTGGCCAGCACATCCAGTTTCTGCTGTTCTTCGCCCTGTATGTTTTCGTTTCCCGCTTTTCCGATGATGTTGGCAATCCCGGCCTTGTTCACCTCGCGGTTCACGACCTTCGAGGCGAGCCGTATAGCGCTTAGCAAGCGTGATAATTCCCCTGTAGAGTATTGGAAGTCCTCTTGTTTATCAATGATAAATTCCCCGAGTGTCTGAAAATTTTGTTCCGCCATTTTTGTATGTTTACTTTTTCCCAAATTTCGTAAAAAACTTTCAATTCCCACATTTTCTATACTTCTATTTTATTATGGGCAGCGCATTATATCTGGTTTGTCACTTATATAATCCGTGTCACAAAAGATGTGTTTTTCTGTATCCGGAATTAAATTAATAATTTTGAAGGTTGGTTTTACAATAAAAACTGTACAAGACTTTAAATATATTATTGGCTATTAATTACATAGATGAAAATTTTTAAATTTGGAGGTGCCTCGGTAAAAGATGCTGAAGGTGTGAAGAATGTGACAAAAGTGCTGGCTTCCCAGGGGTTCGAGCGTTGTCTGCTGGTGGTATCCGCAATGGGTAAAACCACCAATGCGTTGGAGAAAGTAGTAGAAGATTATTTTAAAAAAGCCGATTATCAGGCAGAAATTGCCAAAGTCAAACAGTATCACCTCGAGATTTCCAATGGTTTGTTTGAGGAAAACCACCCTGTTTTTGAGGATGTTTCGCTATTTTTTGATGATATAGATGCTTTCTTGCGCCGCAACCGTTCTCCGAATTATAATTTCGTGTACGACCAGGTGGTAAGCAGCGGAGAGCTGATTTCATCAAAAATCCTGAGCGAATACCTGAATTTAAAGCAGTTTACCAATACCTGGCTGGATGCGCGTGACTATCTGAAAACCGATTCTACCTACCGTGAGGGTGTGATCGACTGGGTGCAAACACAGCGCAATATTTCGCTTCTTGATGCCTCCAGATGTTACGTTACGCAAGGTTTCATCGCTTCCGAGGGAGATAATTTTACCGTTACGCTCGGGCGCGAAGGTTCCGATTATTCAGCGGCGGTCTTTGCTTACGGCCTGGATGCGGAAGCCATGACGATCTGGAAGGATGTGCCTGGCGTGATGACCGGCGATCCACGCAAATTTGAGGATGTTTCGCTTTTATCACATATTTCATACGAAGAAGCCATTGAAATGGCGTATTACGGCGCATCTGTCATTCACCCAAAAACCCTACAGCCACTACAGCAAAAGAATATTCCGTTCTATGTGAAATCTTTCTTAGAACCAGAAAAGCCCGGGACAAAAGTAGGAAACACCGAGGAAAACCGTTTCGAGGAATCTTATATTCTAAAAGAAAACCAGCACTTGCTGCGTATCGCTACACGCGATTTCTCTTTTATTGCTGAGGAGCATTTAAGTCAGATTTTCGCGCAGCTTGCAAAACTTAGGATAAAGATCTCACTGATGCAGAATTCTGCCATTTCCCTGGCGCTTTGCTTGGAGGATAAATACGGTGCGATTGATGAGATGTTGCAGGCGCTACAGCAGGATTTCAGTACCGAAATCATCAGGGATGTCTCGCTTTTCACAGTGCGGAACGCTGATATGAATGACCTCGACCGCTTTTACGTAAATAAAAACATCCTGCTCGAACAAATCGCAAAACGTACCGTTCAGATAGTAACCAACTAACCACCATGAGTCTTATTACAAAAGAGGATCTGATAAAAGTTTCCGGACTGGGCAAACTCGGTTTGCTGAAAAGTCCAGTGGCTGCCGCCATCATGCGACTCACAAAAATCACGGAAGTGAATAAACTTTACGACCTGCTGAAAGATAAGCAGGGCAAAGCGTTTTTCGATGGTTTTGTGCGCGAACGTGGCCTTAAATACATTGTTTTTGAAGAAGATCTTGCCAAAATACCTAAAACAGGCGCGTTTATTTTAGTGTCAAACCATCCGTTAGGCGCAATTGACGGCATTCTGATGACCAAAATCCTTACAGAAATCCGTCCGGATTTTAAAGTGATGGGAAATTTCCTTTTAGAGAAGATCAAGCCGATGGAACCTTTCGTGATTTCGGTAAACCCATTTGAAAGCCGAAAAGAAATCCGAAACAGCATGACGGGTATGCGCGAAACCTTGAAGCATCTGCAGAATGGTGGGTGCGTCGGTATCTTTCCTGCAGGTGAAGTGTCGAACAAGAACAATGCTTTCGGCGAAATCCGCGACCGTGCGTGGGAAAAACCAGCCTTAAAACTCATAAAACACGCAAGAGTTCCGGTGGTGCCGATGTACTTCCATGCCAAAAACAGCCGTCTGTTCTACCGTGCGGCCAAACTTCATCCCGAGTTGCAGACTTTATTGCTCCCAACCGAGATGATGCACAAAAGAGAGAAGCCCATCCGTATCCGCATCGGGAAACCCGTTTCCGTAAAAGTATTGGAGGATCATGATTCTGTAGAGGAGATGGGAGAATTTCTGCAGAAAAAAATCTACATGCTGAAATCTTACTATGAAAAAAGAAAATCTATCGCCGAACACCTGAAACTCCCCAATCTGAAGCTGAACTTTCCGATACTGAAGGCTGGGAATGTGGTGCAGAATATTATTGATGAAACGCCGCCCGAAAATCTGATCGAAGAGATCAGTCAACTGCGCAAACAGGAAAAAATGCTTTTCCGCAACGCAAATTATGAGGTTTACTTCTGTACTTATCAGGAAATACCATCCATCATGCGTGAAATTGGGCGCCAGCGCGAACTTACTTTCCGCCAGATTGGTGAAGGAAGCAATTTGCCTTTCGACCTGGATCATTATGATGAGCATTATCACCACCTTTTCCTTTGGGACGCAGGCCCGCAGAAGCTGGTGGGTGCCTACCGTATGGCGCTGGGGCAAGAGGTGATGAAGAAGCATGGTATTGAAGGTTTTTATACCAGTTCTTTATTTGAATTTGACCCCGAACTGCGGCCTTTCTTCCGCAAAGTCATCGAAATGGGGCGTGCGTATATTTCCGCTGATTATCAGCAAAAGCCGTTACCGCTATTTCTTCTGTGGCGCGGGATCGTACATGTATGCCTCAGAAATCCGGAACACAAATTCCTGATGGGTGGCGTGAGCATCTCGGATAAATTTTCGGAATTTTCAAAATCCCTGATGATTGAGTTCATGCGGTCGAACTATTACGATTCTGCCGTCGCACAGTATATTCATCCTAAAAAAGAATTTAAAGTAAAACTGAAAGACCGCGATAAACATCTCTTCTTTGAGGAAGTTGAGGCGGACCTTAATAAACTCGACAAGATCATTGATGATCTGGAGCCCGAAATGCGCTTGCCTGTTCTGATTAAGAAATACATCAAACAGAATGCGAAAGTGGTTTCATTTAACGTAGATCCCAGTTTTAATGATGCCATTGACGGGTTGATGTACATCCGCATCAGCGATCTTCCGGAGAGTACCATTAAGCCGGTACTTGAGGAAATGAGCGAGCAGATGCGCAATGAAGAAAATAATTGTCCTGAAAATCAGTAAGTTTTTACAGGCTGGTGAAATTTGTTGCCGATAAACTTGCGCCGAATGCATAAAAGTTATACTTTTGCAGCACTTTACTACGGTAATGAAGGCGGTTTCTTAGCTCAGTTGGTAGAGCAATGGATTGAAAATCCATGTGTCCCTGGTTCGATTCCTGGAGAAACCACTAAATAACAATCACTTACAGCGATGTAAGTGATTTTTTTTATTTGGACTAATTGATTGCGGAAGGCAGCACTGAACTGCCTTTTGGCTATAATATCATCGTCAGTTGAATTCTCTTTCTGGCTTCGTCCACCTCGGTTACTTTCACGCTTACGTGCTGATGTAGTTTTACGACTTCATTTACGTCTGATACGAAGCCTTCTTTCATTTGCGAAATATGCACGAGGCCACTTTCTTTGATCCCTAAATCCACAAAACAGCCGAAAGCGGTGATGTTGTTCACGATTCCGGGAAGAATCATTCCGGGTTTTACATCCTTCAGGCTTTTAACGGAAGCATCGAACTCGAATATCCGCGCCGATTTTCTGGGGTCTAAACCAGGCTTTTCAAGTTCTTTAAGGATGTCCCTGATGCCAAGGACGCCTATTGTTTCATTTGCGTACACCTCTGGCTGTATCTGCCTGATTTTTTCTTTATTGCCGACAAGTGCTGTGGTTCTCATACCGAGATCTTTGGCCATTCGCTCTATCAGTGGGTACGCTTCCGGGTGAACAGCAGAATTATCGAGCGGGTTGTCACCATTGACAATTCTTACAAACGCTGCCGCCTGCTGAAAGACTTTTTCGCCCAACCTCGGTACTTTCTTAAGTTGTTTCCGGTCTTTAAAAGGTCCGTTTGCTGTACGGTAATTCACGATGTTTTCGGCCATTTTCTCACCAATTCCCGAAACATAGCTGAGTAATGATTTGCTGGCAGTATTCAGGTTGATACCTACAGAATTCACACATTTCATAACGGTAGCATCCAGTTCGTTTTTAAGTAAAGTTTGATCTACATCGTGCTGATATTGCCCAACACCGATGGATTTTGGCTCAATCTTCACCAGTTCCGCCAGCGGATCAGCGAGTCTGCGACCTATAGAAACCGCGCCGCGAACAGTAACGTCAAATTCGGGGAATTCTTCACGGGCAATCTTACTTGCCGAATATACCGAAGCGCCCGCCTCTGATACCACATAAACCTGTAGCGGTCGCTCGAATGCGATTTTCTTGATGAAAAATTCGGTCTCGCGGCTGGCGGTGCCATTTCCGATGGAGATGGCTTCAATCTGGTACGCATTCACCATCGAACGGATTTTTTTCATCGCCATGCCAGTTTCGTTTTGCGGTGCGTGGGGATAAATGGTTTCATTGTGCAGCAGGTCGCCTTTTTCATCAAGGCACACCACTTTACAGCCGCTACGATACCCGGGATCGATAGCCAGGATTCTCTTTTGTCCCAAAGGTGGTGCAAGCAGGAGTTGCTTTAGGTTTTCAGAGAAGATATCGATGGCTTTGGCATCAGCTTTTATTTTTGCTTCCTGTAGGGTTTCATTGGCAATCGCGGGCTCTAGCAGTCTTTTATAACAGTCTTTAATGGCCAGTGAAATTTGTTCGGCAGTGCCGCTGTGGCTTTTGATTACAGTATTTTCAATCACAGTCAGCGCTTCTTCCTTATCAATGCCGATGTTGGTTTTCACAAAGCCTTCGGTCTCCGCACGGAGCATCGCCAAAAGCCTGTGTGATGGGATGCGGCTGAGGTTTTCTTCCCAATTGAAATACTGTACGAATTTCTGGGCCGCCTCTTCGTCCTTTTTGGTTTTCATCACTTTTGAACTAATGACGGCTTTGCGCTGAAAAAGGCGGCGCAGGTTTTTCCGGATGTAGATGTTTTCATTGATCCATTCAGCGATAATATCCCTTGCGCCCTGCAGTACATCTTCTTCTGTGGAAACTGTATCGCTGAGGTATTTCGTAGCCACTGCTACCACGTCTGTGGGTTTTTGGCTCATGATGATTTTGGCCAAAGGTTCAAGTCCTTTTTCCCGGGCACTGTCGGCTTTCGTTTTTTTTCGTTTCTTGAAGGGTAAATAAAGATCTTCGAGTTCCTGAAGATCAAAACTTGTCTCAATTCTTTGTTTCAGTTCGGCAGAAAGCGCGTTTTGTTCTTCAATGGTATTTAGAATATGCTCTTTTCTCTTTAAGATGACATTGTATTGGGAACTAAGCCGCGCAATCTGCTCAATCTGTACTTCGTCAAGATTTCCGGTGGCGTCTTTACGATAGCGCGAAATAAAAGGGATCGTACAGTCTTCTGATAATAGTTTTAATGTTGCATCTATTTGAAATTGAGTTAGTTGAATGTATTTTTGGATATAGGAGTTCTGATTCATAATGGTTTTAAAAGTTGCTAAAATAATGATTATAGCCCGTAAAAAAAGAACCTCTTCAGCAAGTGTGAGGAGGTCTTACGTAACTGTCTGGAAATAAAACTTATTGGGAGGTGGAATATTTCTCCTTAAACCTTTTGTAAAGTTCTTTCTGTTGATTGTTAAGGTCGATTTGCCGGCCATCAATGAAAGCTTCAGTAACATTGTTGGTAAGTTGATCGAGCGCGTCGCCATCAGAAATAAATAGTGTAGCGCTTTTGCCCACTTCCAGGCTGCCATAATCTTTATCGATACCCAGTATTTTTGCAAGATTCAGCGTAATGCTTTGCAGGGCTTTCTCCTTATCTAATCCGTAAGCGGCGGTAGTACCTGCCAGAAAAGGTAAATTCCGGGAATCCGAGAAATCCTTCCGTGCGCTATAATCCAAGCCATGAAGAATGCCTTTGTCAGCTACTTTTTTTGCAAATTCATATGGAAGTCTTGGCGACATCGATTCGTTTGTGGGCAGCGAATGTGGGTTGGTAATGATGAGTGGGAAGCCACTGCGTTTGATCTCCTCCAGCACACTGTCCAGGCTGGCATCGCCCAACAGCACGGTTTTCCTGATGCTGTAATCATTGGCAAATTTGATGACTTCCAGTGCTTCATTGGCGCCTGCTACCTGCGCAAACAAGATTTTGTTACCGTTCAGCACTGGTGCGATAGCTTCAAGTTTATAATCTTTTACGCCGCTGTTTGGTTGATAGGTTTTTGCCCGGGCAAATAGGGCTTTAAGTTCCGTTAAAGTAGCGTCGCGATTTTCTTTTAACTCTTTGTTTCTTTTTTCATCGGCTGATTTGCGGTATTCTGGCCATGCAAGGTGCAGTACATTGTCGGTGGCCACCACTGCGTCCTGCCAGTTCCACCCATCAAGATTCATCACAGATGAAGTGCCTTTCAAAATCCCATCCCCCAATACTGGCTGGGCAAGCAATACACCGTTGGTGCGCACAGTAGGGATGACGTGGCTGTCGGTATTAAAAGCGATCAGTGTGCGTATTTCTGGTACGAAATCGTTTGATTCTACCAGATCTACCGTGGCTTTGGTAGCAGAAATTTCGACAAGTCCTAATGAATTATTTACTAAAATGAAACCTGGATAGACGTGCTTTCCGCTCGCATCGATGACTTTTGCGTTTGAGGGAACTGGGGCGTTAATACCGGTTATTTTCCCCTGGCTGAAGATGATGGAAGTGTTTGGTAAAACGCTGCCCCTGGCGGTATGTAATGTAGCGCCTGTTATGGCGACAGGCACCGTCTGTGCCGGTGCAGGGGCGGGGCGCTGGGCTGCTATGGCAGTTGGCAGCAAAAATATAATTGCGGATGTTTTATAGATAAATTTTCTCATACATTAAAGATTAGTGGGAGTGTTGGTGTTCTTCACCTTCTAGGGTGTCACAATGATAGAGGACGCGTTGTTTTTTCTCGGCGTTTTGGGTGTTGCCCTTTGCAGTATCGTCAGAGAACAGCATTTTTCTGATGATTCTGTTTTTTTCATCCAAGACCATTTTATCTTTAGCTGGTTGTTGCGCAGCATCGAAATACAAGATTCCATCCACGAAGGTTTTGCTGACTTTTGCGTAGATACTCAGTGGATTATCTGTCCATAAGACCAGGTCGGCATCTTTTCCGGGTTCAATGCTACCTACTTTATCATCAATCTGCAGCATCTTTGCAGGGTTCAGGGTGACCATCTTCCAAGCTTCTTCCTGCGGAACGTTCCCGTATTTAACGGTTTTCCCTGCCTCTTGGTTTAGCCTTCTGGCCATTTCTGCATCATCAGAATTTATGGCGACGTTTACACCGGCCTGCAGTAATAAAGCAGCGTTGTAAGGGATCGCTTCCCGCACTTCTTCTTTATACGCCCACCAATCGGAGAATGTAGAAGCGTTGGCGCCATGTCTCTTCATTTTATCGGCTACTTTGTAACCTTCCAGAATGTGTGTAAAGGTCTGCACACGGAAATCAAAACGCTCAGCCACATCCATCAGCATATTGATTTCGCTCTGTACATACGAATGGCAGGTGATAAAGCGGTTGCTTTTCAAGATCTCCAGCATCGTCTCCAGGCGAAGGTCCTTCCGGTAATTTTTCTGGGAGTTTTTTTGCTTTTCATATTCGAGAGCGCGGGTGAACCAGAAGTCGAACGCCTGCTCTACACCGCCTCTGGATTGTGGGAAACGGTTCGGGTTATTGCCCCAGTTACTTTGTTTTACGTTTTCGCCCAGCGCGAATTTAATATAAGGTTTTGCGCCTGGGAACTGCATGGCTTTTGCCTCTTCGCCCCATTTGAATTTTACCATTGATGACTGCCCGCCAATAGGGTTTGCGGAACCGTGCAGTTGCTGTGCGGCGGTAACACCACCAGCCAGCTGTCTGTAGAAATTAACATCATCAGGGTTGATGGCGTCGCTCATCCGTACTTCGCCAGAGTTATTGCTGCCAGCCTCATTTACGCCGCGCGCTAAGCCGATGTGTGTATGCTCATCAATAATGCCATTGGTAAGATGAAGGTTGCTGCCGTCAATCACCAGGGCATTACCAGCCGAAAGATTGGTGCCTATTTGTATGATTTTTCCTTTAGAAACCTTTACATCCGTATTTTTAGCGATGCCTTTGGAGGTGTTTGTCCAAACGGTGGCATTTCTGATCAGATAATCTTTTTGGGAAGGGATGGTTTCGCTACCAAAGGCAACGAAAGGATACCAGATTTTTCCTGGTTCATCGGCTTGGGTGGTTTCTTCCTGTTTGGTTTCGGGCTCGAAATCTTTTACAAAACTGATGGTTACAGGTAAGGAGTTGCCGCTTTGGTCGGTAGCGGTGGTGGTTCGGTTTTTATAATCGGTCAGTGGGATCATGAGCCGGTAATGCTGTATGGAATCGTTGGGCAGGTTCATGTCCAGCGCCATTTTATAATCTGCTACGGCGAGTTTTACTTTTCCTTTTTTATCATCCTGAAAGATCTCTGCTTCAGGTTTGGTTATTTTACCTTTAATTTTCAGGTCGTAAGACTGGTTGTTTAGCTGCACTTTGTA
This DNA window, taken from Chryseobacterium sp. 6424, encodes the following:
- a CDS encoding amidohydrolase family protein translates to MRKFIYKTSAIIFLLPTAIAAQRPAPAPAQTVPVAITGATLHTARGSVLPNTSIIFSQGKITGINAPVPSNAKVIDASGKHVYPGFILVNNSLGLVEISATKATVDLVESNDFVPEIRTLIAFNTDSHVIPTVRTNGVLLAQPVLGDGILKGTSSVMNLDGWNWQDAVVATDNVLHLAWPEYRKSADEKRNKELKENRDATLTELKALFARAKTYQPNSGVKDYKLEAIAPVLNGNKILFAQVAGANEALEVIKFANDYSIRKTVLLGDASLDSVLEEIKRSGFPLIITNPHSLPTNESMSPRLPYEFAKKVADKGILHGLDYSARKDFSDSRNLPFLAGTTAAYGLDKEKALQSITLNLAKILGIDKDYGSLEVGKSATLFISDGDALDQLTNNVTEAFIDGRQIDLNNQQKELYKRFKEKYSTSQ
- a CDS encoding Tex family protein, with translation MNQNSYIQKYIQLTQFQIDATLKLLSEDCTIPFISRYRKDATGNLDEVQIEQIARLSSQYNVILKRKEHILNTIEEQNALSAELKQRIETSFDLQELEDLYLPFKKRKKTKADSAREKGLEPLAKIIMSQKPTDVVAVATKYLSDTVSTEEDVLQGARDIIAEWINENIYIRKNLRRLFQRKAVISSKVMKTKKDEEAAQKFVQYFNWEENLSRIPSHRLLAMLRAETEGFVKTNIGIDKEEALTVIENTVIKSHSGTAEQISLAIKDCYKRLLEPAIANETLQEAKIKADAKAIDIFSENLKQLLLAPPLGQKRILAIDPGYRSGCKVVCLDEKGDLLHNETIYPHAPQNETGMAMKKIRSMVNAYQIEAISIGNGTASRETEFFIKKIAFERPLQVYVVSEAGASVYSASKIAREEFPEFDVTVRGAVSIGRRLADPLAELVKIEPKSIGVGQYQHDVDQTLLKNELDATVMKCVNSVGINLNTASKSLLSYVSGIGEKMAENIVNYRTANGPFKDRKQLKKVPRLGEKVFQQAAAFVRIVNGDNPLDNSAVHPEAYPLIERMAKDLGMRTTALVGNKEKIRQIQPEVYANETIGVLGIRDILKELEKPGLDPRKSARIFEFDASVKSLKDVKPGMILPGIVNNITAFGCFVDLGIKESGLVHISQMKEGFVSDVNEVVKLHQHVSVKVTEVDEARKRIQLTMIL
- a CDS encoding o-succinylbenzoate synthase, producing MTAKFKSHILKFKRPGGTSRGVLQTKETFILEVSNEGKTGVGECGLFRGLSHDDVPDYEDKLQWLCENINADETFLQKELRHYPSIWFGYEQAMLNLKHGDTLYFPSKFTAGQDSININGLIWMGSASFMQKQIEEKLAAGFHCLKLKIGTDWPSEKKILEELRLQFPKDQLELRVDANGAFSTDEARHVLHELAALQIHSIEQPIKAGNREQMRELCATTPVPIALDEELIGVVHYQDKKALLEAIRPQYIILKPSLVGGFSGSDEWISLAEEQQIGWWITSALESNIGLNAIAQYTFTKNAKIPQGLGTGGLFTNNFNSPLCLERDELWMKP
- the fbp gene encoding class 1 fructose-bisphosphatase, with amino-acid sequence MAEQNFQTLGEFIIDKQEDFQYSTGELSRLLSAIRLASKVVNREVNKAGIANIIGKAGNENIQGEEQQKLDVLANEIFIEALSQREVVCGIASEENDDFIEIHASCNAHLSKYVVLIDPLDGSSNIDVNVSVGTIFSIYRRVTEPGTPVALEDFLQKGINQIAAGYVVYGSSTMIVYTTGNGVNGFTLDPSLGTYYLSHPSMKFPENGKIYSINEGNYSKFPQGVKNYIKYCQLEEGDRPYTSRYIGSLVSDFHRNMIKGGIYIYPSTAQSPHGKLRLLYECNPMAFLAEQAGGKCTDGYRRILEIEPTELHQRVPFFCGSRKMVEKAEEFMQQQK
- a CDS encoding aspartate kinase, which translates into the protein MKIFKFGGASVKDAEGVKNVTKVLASQGFERCLLVVSAMGKTTNALEKVVEDYFKKADYQAEIAKVKQYHLEISNGLFEENHPVFEDVSLFFDDIDAFLRRNRSPNYNFVYDQVVSSGELISSKILSEYLNLKQFTNTWLDARDYLKTDSTYREGVIDWVQTQRNISLLDASRCYVTQGFIASEGDNFTVTLGREGSDYSAAVFAYGLDAEAMTIWKDVPGVMTGDPRKFEDVSLLSHISYEEAIEMAYYGASVIHPKTLQPLQQKNIPFYVKSFLEPEKPGTKVGNTEENRFEESYILKENQHLLRIATRDFSFIAEEHLSQIFAQLAKLRIKISLMQNSAISLALCLEDKYGAIDEMLQALQQDFSTEIIRDVSLFTVRNADMNDLDRFYVNKNILLEQIAKRTVQIVTN
- a CDS encoding lysophospholipid acyltransferase family protein, producing MSLITKEDLIKVSGLGKLGLLKSPVAAAIMRLTKITEVNKLYDLLKDKQGKAFFDGFVRERGLKYIVFEEDLAKIPKTGAFILVSNHPLGAIDGILMTKILTEIRPDFKVMGNFLLEKIKPMEPFVISVNPFESRKEIRNSMTGMRETLKHLQNGGCVGIFPAGEVSNKNNAFGEIRDRAWEKPALKLIKHARVPVVPMYFHAKNSRLFYRAAKLHPELQTLLLPTEMMHKREKPIRIRIGKPVSVKVLEDHDSVEEMGEFLQKKIYMLKSYYEKRKSIAEHLKLPNLKLNFPILKAGNVVQNIIDETPPENLIEEISQLRKQEKMLFRNANYEVYFCTYQEIPSIMREIGRQRELTFRQIGEGSNLPFDLDHYDEHYHHLFLWDAGPQKLVGAYRMALGQEVMKKHGIEGFYTSSLFEFDPELRPFFRKVIEMGRAYISADYQQKPLPLFLLWRGIVHVCLRNPEHKFLMGGVSISDKFSEFSKSLMIEFMRSNYYDSAVAQYIHPKKEFKVKLKDRDKHLFFEEVEADLNKLDKIIDDLEPEMRLPVLIKKYIKQNAKVVSFNVDPSFNDAIDGLMYIRISDLPESTIKPVLEEMSEQMRNEENNCPENQ
- a CDS encoding amidohydrolase family protein, which codes for MLKKVLSAVSVAVVISASAQVGYWPNDTKGKDHSVYAVKNITLYQDYKTKINDAVLVFQDGKVLASGKATIPKNAVVIDGKGAFVYPSFIDAYANIGVEKAKRNEYQPGSTYLPTDATSAAYNDAVKANTRAVSNFTNQSKDFQDYLKQGFGSALSFNEDGIVRGSAVLINLGEGLASEKIIKEDAGLILSLSKGSSRQAYPSSLVGSVALLRQLYLDADWYAKGGHTENKNINLEAFNQYRKLPTIIETSEKWDVLRTDAIGDEAATQFVFVGSGNEYQRAKEMKATNGTFILPLEYPKPFQSQDLMNVEDLDVAELKHWELAPYNAVYLAKEKVPFALTMFRLKDKNIFLDRIRDLHKKGLSKEEILQSLTEKPAQILQVNTLGHLNKGALANFIIVSDDLFAKEAVIYENWVSGKRNLINRMPETDVRGDYKVQLNNQSYDLKIKGKITKPEAEIFQDDKKGKVKLAVADYKMALDMNLPNDSIQHYRLMIPLTDYKNRTTTATDQSGNSLPVTISFVKDFEPETKQEETTQADEPGKIWYPFVAFGSETIPSQKDYLIRNATVWTNTSKGIAKNTDVKVSKGKIIQIGTNLSAGNALVIDGSNLHLTNGIIDEHTHIGLARGVNEAGSNNSGEVRMSDAINPDDVNFYRQLAGGVTAAQQLHGSANPIGGQSSMVKFKWGEEAKAMQFPGAKPYIKFALGENVKQSNWGNNPNRFPQSRGGVEQAFDFWFTRALEYEKQKNSQKNYRKDLRLETMLEILKSNRFITCHSYVQSEINMLMDVAERFDFRVQTFTHILEGYKVADKMKRHGANASTFSDWWAYKEEVREAIPYNAALLLQAGVNVAINSDDAEMARRLNQEAGKTVKYGNVPQEEAWKMVTLNPAKMLQIDDKVGSIEPGKDADLVLWTDNPLSIYAKVSKTFVDGILYFDAAQQPAKDKMVLDEKNRIIRKMLFSDDTAKGNTQNAEKKQRVLYHCDTLEGEEHQHSH